In Pseudoduganella albidiflava, a single window of DNA contains:
- a CDS encoding OsmC family protein, producing the protein MPVTVRRDSTQPMRHIVHVRNHLIPADVSPEEGGADAGPSPHDLYDAALSSCKALTVLWYAKRKNIPVDDIQVTTTRDDSEERKGVYRLAVTLHLAGDLSEAQRAELLSVAEKCPVHKLMTAVATEVTTTLEPA; encoded by the coding sequence ATGCCCGTTACCGTCCGCCGCGATTCGACCCAGCCGATGCGCCATATCGTCCATGTGCGCAACCACCTGATCCCGGCGGACGTGTCGCCGGAAGAAGGCGGCGCCGATGCCGGCCCGTCGCCGCACGACCTGTACGACGCGGCGCTGTCGTCCTGCAAGGCCCTCACGGTGCTGTGGTACGCCAAGCGCAAGAACATCCCGGTCGACGACATCCAGGTCACCACCACGCGCGACGACAGTGAAGAGCGAAAAGGCGTGTACCGCCTGGCCGTCACGCTGCACCTGGCCGGCGACCTGTCCGAGGCGCAGCGCGCCGAGCTGCTGTCCGTCGCGGAAAAGTGCCCGGTACACAAGCTGATGACGGCCGTGGCCACCGAAGTCACCACCACGCTGGAGCCGGCATGA
- a CDS encoding SUMF1/EgtB/PvdO family nonheme iron enzyme: MQTARDKIRELRALHDDGLLSADEFERRKNAILDAEYTPGGTAPPPARQGTELGLMAGQEIGPQHRRYRLERLIGMGGMGQVWQATDLATHAELGHSEQVAVKILPPQLTQSPVHARLLVEEATQARRLAHDNIVRVYEWAQDPATASYFIIMECLDGQDLDAWLASHGPVPFGEVERILRPVASALQYAWERHRLVHRDLKPGNVFLTAQGDIKLLDFGIAARSRDATAGLPQVPNAGTAGYRAPEIGTEQGRPAPGLDVYAVAVMIYQMLAGAMPFDESRSAQVQVAPPPGLNDAQWNVLRKGFAFDHEERFDSVTALLDALRRAAGPSPEELAAQAAAAQLAAERREHERQRAQLKEAQERLHAEQRAMEQARAAEAEAQRRQEQQRDVELAARRRAEAQAAAVKKLREEQARRELEKQRRLEAEAAAQARKEQLRQQLLARREADAAKARAIEEEKQRKAALLKAQAAYRAEQERARRDQAARHAAELAALMPTAASPVADASGVLRDRFLDGTAVGPDLVLIPTGRFQMGGTEHEHALARKAGSQPSWLARELPAHWVAIERSFALGRYPVTVGEWRRFVRATAWESRLDVDWSRPGFEQDDWHPVVNVSWHDAQQYVRWLSVMTGALYRLPSEAEWEYACRAGTRTAFAFGDEIGTDYANYDGHFTYGDGVRGEFRGGTTKVGSFQPNGWGLYDMHGNVWEWTQDEAHDNYEGAPLDGGAWEDGSASGGDPDRRMVRGGAWLYPPRYVRSAARNGFSALLSNDVVGFRVARRLG; the protein is encoded by the coding sequence ATGCAGACGGCAAGGGACAAGATCCGTGAATTGCGCGCCCTCCACGACGACGGGCTGCTGTCGGCGGACGAATTCGAGCGGCGCAAGAACGCGATCCTGGACGCCGAGTACACGCCCGGCGGCACGGCGCCGCCGCCGGCCCGGCAGGGCACCGAACTGGGGCTGATGGCCGGCCAGGAAATCGGTCCGCAGCACCGCCGCTACCGGCTGGAACGCCTGATCGGCATGGGCGGCATGGGCCAGGTGTGGCAAGCCACCGACCTGGCCACCCACGCCGAACTGGGGCACAGCGAGCAGGTGGCCGTCAAGATCCTGCCGCCGCAGCTGACGCAAAGCCCGGTACATGCGCGCCTGCTGGTCGAGGAAGCGACCCAGGCGCGCCGGCTTGCCCACGACAATATCGTGCGCGTCTACGAATGGGCGCAGGATCCGGCCACGGCGAGCTACTTCATCATCATGGAATGCCTCGACGGGCAAGACCTCGATGCGTGGCTGGCCAGCCACGGCCCGGTGCCGTTCGGCGAGGTGGAGCGCATCCTGCGGCCGGTGGCCAGCGCGCTGCAATACGCGTGGGAGCGGCACCGCCTGGTGCACCGCGACCTCAAGCCGGGCAATGTGTTCCTCACCGCGCAGGGCGACATCAAGCTGCTCGACTTCGGCATCGCCGCTCGCTCGCGCGACGCCACGGCCGGCCTGCCGCAAGTGCCCAACGCCGGCACGGCCGGGTATCGCGCGCCGGAGATCGGTACCGAACAGGGCCGGCCCGCGCCGGGGCTCGATGTCTACGCGGTGGCCGTGATGATCTACCAGATGCTGGCCGGCGCCATGCCGTTCGACGAAAGCCGCTCCGCCCAGGTGCAGGTGGCGCCGCCGCCGGGCCTCAATGACGCGCAATGGAACGTGCTGCGGAAGGGTTTCGCGTTCGACCACGAGGAACGCTTCGACAGCGTGACCGCGCTGCTCGACGCGCTGCGGCGTGCCGCCGGGCCGTCGCCGGAAGAGCTGGCGGCCCAGGCGGCAGCGGCGCAACTGGCCGCGGAACGGCGCGAGCACGAACGCCAGCGCGCACAGTTGAAGGAAGCCCAGGAGCGCCTGCATGCCGAACAGCGCGCGATGGAACAGGCGCGCGCCGCCGAGGCGGAAGCGCAGCGCCGGCAGGAGCAGCAGCGCGATGTCGAGCTGGCGGCGCGGCGCCGCGCCGAGGCGCAGGCGGCCGCGGTGAAGAAGCTGCGCGAGGAACAGGCCCGCCGCGAGCTGGAAAAGCAGCGCCGCCTGGAAGCGGAAGCGGCGGCGCAGGCGCGCAAGGAACAGCTGCGCCAGCAATTGCTGGCACGGCGCGAAGCCGATGCGGCCAAGGCGCGCGCCATCGAGGAAGAGAAGCAGCGCAAGGCGGCGCTGCTGAAGGCGCAGGCGGCGTACAGGGCCGAACAGGAACGTGCACGGCGCGACCAGGCGGCCCGCCACGCGGCCGAGCTGGCGGCGCTGATGCCCACCGCGGCCAGCCCGGTGGCCGATGCCAGCGGCGTGCTGCGCGACCGCTTCCTGGACGGTACCGCCGTCGGCCCGGACCTGGTGCTGATCCCCACCGGCCGCTTCCAGATGGGCGGCACCGAACATGAGCACGCGCTGGCGCGCAAGGCCGGCTCCCAGCCTTCCTGGCTGGCGCGCGAGCTGCCCGCGCACTGGGTCGCCATCGAACGCTCGTTCGCCCTGGGGCGCTATCCGGTCACGGTGGGCGAGTGGCGCCGCTTCGTGCGCGCCACGGCGTGGGAATCCCGGCTGGACGTCGACTGGAGCCGGCCCGGTTTCGAGCAGGATGACTGGCACCCGGTCGTCAATGTCAGCTGGCACGATGCCCAGCAGTACGTGCGCTGGCTGTCGGTGATGACCGGCGCCCTGTACCGCCTGCCCAGCGAGGCCGAGTGGGAATACGCGTGCCGCGCCGGCACCCGCACGGCGTTCGCGTTCGGCGACGAGATCGGCACCGACTACGCGAACTACGACGGCCATTTCACCTACGGCGACGGGGTGCGCGGCGAGTTCCGCGGCGGCACCACCAAGGTCGGCAGTTTCCAGCCGAACGGCTGGGGCCTGTACGACATGCACGGCAATGTCTGGGAATGGACGCAGGACGAGGCGCACGACAACTACGAGGGCGCCCCGCTCGACGGCGGCGCCTGGGAAGATGGTAGTGCCTCCGGCGGCGACCCGGACCGGCGGATGGTGCGCGGCGGCGCCTGGCTGTATCCGCCCCGCTATGTGCGTTCGGCCGCGCGCAACGGGTTTTCCGCGCTGCTGTCCAACGACGTGGTGGGCTTCCGGGTGGCGCGCCGGCTGGGGTGA